In one Rutidosis leptorrhynchoides isolate AG116_Rl617_1_P2 chromosome 8, CSIRO_AGI_Rlap_v1, whole genome shotgun sequence genomic region, the following are encoded:
- the LOC139863088 gene encoding transcription factor bHLH118-like, whose translation MFSFQLSTDDRVFHQIPSTISFQSNQQDDLIVLDPFHDHATMDAMVNTNKKSVNKSRKRQGDTSPSSSKPNSSATTTDHQGAVVGDHGKDENTQRKLVHREIERQRRQDMSKLYASLRGLLPLEFVKGKRSTSDHMHQAVNYIKHMQQNIEVLTVKRDQLKKFVETSVPQLPDHTNINEKGKMNLQLPNTISISFFDGGIQILINSCLIEDGFPYSGVLNAISKEGLIIKACTCTKVNNRLLHSIQSEVNDPMSTDISMLQQRLTAVAND comes from the exons ATGTTCTCTTTCCAGCTAAGTACTGATGACCGGGTATTTCATCAGATCCCTTCTACAATTTCATTCCAATCAAATCAACAAGATGATCTTATAGTACTTGATCCTTTTCATGATCATGCTACCATGGATGCCATGGTCAATACAAATAAAAAGTCAGTCAACAAGTCTAGGAAACGGCAAGGAGACACGTCACCTTCTTCTTCTAAACCTAATTCTTCAGCAACAACTACTGATCATCAAGGGGCAGTAGTAGGAGATCATGGTAAAGATGAAAATACACAACGAAAATTGGTTCATAGAGAGATAGAACGACAACGCCGTCAAGATATGTCTAAGCTTTACGCTTCACTTAGGGGTCTACTCCCCCTTGAATTCGTCAAG GGAAAGCGATCAACGTCGGATCATATGCATCAGGCAGTGAACTATATTAAACACATGCAACAAAACATTGAAGTTCTAACTGTCAAGAGAGATCAGCTCAAGAAATTCGTAGAGACGAGTGTTCCTCAGCTACCTGATCATACAAATAttaacgaaaaaggcaaaatgaaTCTGCAGCTTCCTAATACGATTTCGATCAGTTTTTTTGATGGGGGAATTCAGATTTTAATTAATAGTTGCTTGATAGAAGACGGGTTCCCTTATTCGGGAGTACTAAATGCGATTTCTAAAGAAGGTCTTATTATTAAAGCATGCACTTGTACTAAAGTAAACAACCGGTTGCTTCACTCTATACAATCCGAG GTGAATGATCCAATGTCGACTGATATCTCAATGTTGCAACAAAGGTTAACTGCTGTAGCCAATGATTAG